A genome region from Baekduia alba includes the following:
- a CDS encoding class I adenylate-forming enzyme family protein: MVVESWLTRAARERPDRRAVNDVSYAELHERARALAAGLPRGARVGLALPPGEDYAVALHGCLLAGALVVPLDLRLTAAERPAVDVLLADAEPPAPAADADVRDAHDLDAPAILVHTSGTTSAPKPIRLTYGNWLWSALGSAVALGLDRDERWLCTLPLSHVGGLSILLRSAIYGTTAIVHERFATERVLDALRDPAGPTVVSLVPTTLARLLDAGLTDPPALRWALLGGAPLPPALLARAADAGVRVAPTYGLTEACSQVATAGVPLFCTRVALDPADGEILVSGPTVSPDAQVDEGGWLRTGDLGALDGDDGTLRIVGRRADTIVTGGENVAPAEVEAALEAHPDVAEAGVLSRPDDVWGEAVVALVRLRDGATATPLDLLVHCQAHLARFKVPKDIMVVVDPLPRTPSGKLVRRELAAQ, encoded by the coding sequence ATGGTGGTCGAGTCCTGGCTGACACGCGCCGCGCGCGAGCGCCCCGATCGGCGGGCGGTCAACGACGTGTCCTACGCCGAGCTGCACGAGCGTGCGCGGGCGCTGGCGGCGGGGCTGCCGCGCGGCGCGCGGGTCGGGTTGGCGCTCCCGCCGGGCGAGGACTACGCGGTCGCGCTGCACGGCTGCCTGCTGGCCGGTGCGCTGGTCGTGCCGCTGGATCTGCGCCTGACGGCGGCGGAGCGTCCGGCGGTGGACGTGCTGCTGGCCGACGCCGAGCCGCCGGCCCCGGCGGCGGACGCCGACGTGCGCGACGCGCACGACCTCGACGCCCCGGCGATCCTCGTCCACACCAGCGGCACCACGAGCGCGCCGAAGCCGATCCGCCTGACCTACGGCAACTGGCTCTGGAGCGCGCTGGGCAGCGCGGTGGCGCTGGGCCTCGATCGGGACGAGCGCTGGCTCTGCACGCTGCCGCTGTCGCACGTCGGCGGCCTGTCGATCCTCCTGCGCAGCGCGATCTACGGGACGACCGCGATCGTGCACGAGCGCTTCGCGACCGAGCGCGTGCTCGACGCGTTGCGCGACCCCGCCGGCCCGACCGTCGTCTCGCTCGTCCCGACGACGCTCGCGCGCCTGCTCGACGCCGGCCTGACCGACCCGCCCGCGCTGCGCTGGGCGCTGCTCGGCGGCGCGCCGCTGCCGCCCGCGCTGCTGGCCCGGGCCGCCGACGCCGGCGTCCGGGTCGCGCCGACCTACGGGCTGACCGAGGCGTGCTCGCAGGTCGCGACCGCCGGCGTCCCGCTGTTCTGCACGCGCGTCGCGCTGGACCCGGCCGACGGCGAGATCCTGGTCAGCGGGCCGACCGTGTCGCCCGACGCGCAGGTCGACGAAGGCGGCTGGCTGCGCACCGGCGACCTCGGCGCGCTGGACGGCGACGACGGCACGCTGCGGATCGTCGGGCGCAGGGCCGACACGATCGTCACCGGCGGCGAGAACGTCGCGCCCGCCGAGGTCGAGGCGGCGCTGGAGGCCCACCCCGACGTCGCCGAGGCCGGCGTCCTGAGCCGTCCGGACGACGTCTGGGGCGAGGCCGTCGTCGCGCTCGTACGCCTGCGCGACGGCGCGACGGCCACGCCGCTGGACCTGCTCGTCCACTGCCAGGCCCACCTCGCGCGCTTCAAGGTCCCCAAGGACATCATGGTGGTGGTCGATCCGCTCCCGCGCACACCGTCCGGGAAGCTCGTGCGGCGTGAGTTGGCGGCGCAGTAG
- a CDS encoding class I SAM-dependent methyltransferase — protein sequence MIDPEAEREAARERWEAIAPGWEGKVDGYLAGALPVAHWMVDALAPQPGQTVLELAAGRGDVGLLAAELLHPGGRMIITDGAEAMVEVARKHAEDKGVTTGVEFKPMELEWIDEKLATLDGILCRFGYQHAVDPEAGLREARRVLRPGGKVVLAVWAPSDANPWLAALPDAALALGLVEPDAADQPGAFALSAPGKIEELLEDAGFDTPTVEPIALTFAAPSLDAWWETLREMSSTMRPLIASLSPADHYKLRDAVEERWSSHVAADGTVALPGRALGVVAEA from the coding sequence GTGATCGATCCGGAAGCAGAGCGCGAGGCGGCGCGGGAGCGGTGGGAGGCCATCGCCCCGGGCTGGGAGGGCAAGGTCGACGGCTACCTGGCGGGTGCGCTGCCGGTCGCCCATTGGATGGTCGACGCGCTCGCGCCCCAGCCCGGCCAGACCGTGCTCGAGCTGGCGGCCGGCCGCGGCGACGTCGGCCTGCTCGCCGCCGAGCTGCTGCATCCCGGCGGCCGGATGATCATCACCGACGGCGCCGAGGCCATGGTCGAGGTGGCGCGCAAGCACGCCGAGGACAAGGGCGTGACGACCGGCGTCGAGTTCAAGCCCATGGAGCTCGAGTGGATCGACGAGAAGCTCGCGACGCTCGACGGGATCCTCTGCCGCTTCGGCTACCAGCACGCGGTCGACCCGGAGGCCGGGCTGCGCGAGGCGCGCCGCGTCCTGCGCCCCGGCGGCAAGGTCGTCCTCGCCGTGTGGGCGCCCAGCGACGCGAACCCGTGGCTCGCGGCGCTGCCGGACGCCGCGCTCGCGCTCGGCCTCGTCGAGCCCGACGCCGCCGACCAGCCCGGCGCGTTCGCCCTGAGCGCGCCCGGCAAGATCGAGGAGCTGCTCGAGGACGCCGGCTTCGACACGCCGACCGTCGAGCCGATCGCCCTCACCTTCGCGGCGCCGTCCCTCGACGCCTGGTGGGAGACGCTGCGCGAGATGTCCTCCACCATGCGCCCGCTCATCGCCTCCCTCTCACCGGCCGACCACTACAAGCTGCGCGACGCCGTCGAAGAACGCTGGTCGTCGCACGTGGCGGCCGACGGCACCGTCGCCCTGCCCGGCCGGGCCCTCGGCGTCGTCGCCGAGGCGTAG
- the ilvC gene encoding ketol-acid reductoisomerase, with protein sequence MYYDDDADLTLLDGKTVAIIGFGSQGHAHAQNLKDSGVDVVVGLREGSASVQQAKDAGLTVKSVADAASDGDIVMLLVPDELHGQVWNDDVKDGIAEGNLLLFGHGFSVLYNEVEPPAGVDVALAAPKGPGHLVRRQYTEGSGVPGLIAIHQDATGKAKDLALAYAKGIGCTRGGVFDTTFKEETETDLFGEQAVLCGGASALVQAGFDTLVEAGYDPQMAYFECLHELKLIVDLMYEKGLAGMRYSISNTAEYGDYTRGPRVVNDDTRAEMKRILGEIQDGTFAREWIAENRAGQENFKRMRAEQADTQVEHVGKELRSHMDWIQTEF encoded by the coding sequence ATGTACTACGACGACGACGCAGATCTCACCCTCCTCGACGGCAAGACCGTGGCCATCATCGGCTTCGGCTCGCAGGGCCACGCCCACGCCCAGAACCTCAAGGACTCGGGCGTCGACGTCGTCGTAGGCCTCCGTGAGGGTTCGGCGTCCGTACAGCAGGCCAAGGACGCGGGCCTGACCGTCAAGTCCGTCGCCGACGCCGCCAGCGACGGCGACATCGTGATGCTGCTCGTCCCCGACGAGCTGCACGGCCAGGTCTGGAACGACGACGTCAAGGACGGCATCGCCGAGGGCAACCTCCTGCTCTTCGGCCACGGCTTCTCGGTCCTCTACAACGAGGTCGAGCCGCCCGCCGGCGTCGACGTCGCGCTCGCCGCCCCGAAGGGCCCGGGCCATCTCGTCCGCCGCCAGTACACGGAGGGCTCCGGCGTGCCGGGCCTGATCGCGATCCACCAGGACGCGACCGGCAAGGCCAAGGACTTGGCGTTGGCCTACGCCAAGGGCATCGGCTGCACCCGCGGCGGCGTGTTCGACACGACGTTCAAGGAGGAGACCGAGACCGACCTCTTCGGCGAGCAGGCCGTCCTGTGCGGTGGCGCGTCCGCGCTGGTGCAGGCGGGCTTCGACACGCTCGTCGAGGCCGGCTACGACCCGCAGATGGCCTACTTCGAGTGCCTCCACGAGCTCAAGCTGATCGTGGACCTCATGTACGAGAAGGGCCTGGCGGGCATGCGCTACTCGATCTCCAACACGGCCGAGTACGGCGACTACACGCGCGGTCCGCGCGTCGTCAACGACGACACCCGCGCCGAGATGAAGCGCATCCTCGGCGAGATCCAGGACGGCACGTTCGCGCGCGAGTGGATCGCCGAGAACCGCGCCGGCCAGGAGAACTTCAAGCGCATGCGCGCCGAGCAGGCCGACACGCAGGTCGAGCACGTCGGCAAGGAGCTCCGTTCGCACATGGACTGGATCCAGACGGAGTTCTAG
- the serC gene encoding phosphoserine transaminase, which translates to MTTSATTLTIPEELKPADGRFGCGPSKVRPEQLAKLAGADADLMGTSHRQKPVKDLVGRVRAGLSDLFDLPDGYVVALGNGGTTAFWDALAAGVIRERSLHLTFGEFSNKFATVAKGAPFLGDPVVVKAEPGDAPAPTYEAGVDVVAWAHNETSTGVMVPVQRPAGSDDALVLIDATSGAGGLPVDAAQADVYYFAPQKCFAADGGLWLALLSPAAQERIAEVGARTDRWIPESLSLTTALDNSVKDQTYNTPAVGTLILLDAQVEWMNGNGGLDFAVGRTTESSSALYDWAEASSFATPFVTDPAKRSLVVGTIDFDDGVDAAAIAATLRANGIVDTEPYRKLGRNQLRIGMFPAIDPDDVRQLTKCIDYVVENI; encoded by the coding sequence ATGACGACGAGCGCCACGACGCTCACCATCCCGGAAGAGCTCAAGCCCGCCGACGGCCGCTTCGGCTGCGGCCCGTCGAAGGTGCGTCCCGAGCAGCTGGCCAAGCTGGCCGGCGCGGACGCCGACCTGATGGGCACGTCGCACCGCCAGAAGCCGGTCAAGGACCTGGTCGGCCGCGTGCGCGCCGGGCTCTCCGACCTGTTCGACCTGCCCGACGGCTACGTCGTCGCGCTCGGCAACGGCGGCACGACCGCGTTCTGGGACGCGCTGGCCGCCGGCGTCATCCGCGAGCGCTCGCTGCACCTGACGTTCGGCGAGTTCTCCAACAAGTTCGCGACCGTCGCCAAGGGCGCGCCGTTCCTCGGCGACCCGGTGGTCGTCAAGGCCGAGCCGGGCGACGCGCCCGCGCCGACCTACGAGGCCGGCGTCGACGTCGTCGCCTGGGCGCACAACGAGACGTCGACCGGCGTCATGGTGCCCGTCCAGCGGCCGGCCGGCAGCGACGACGCGCTCGTCCTGATCGACGCGACCTCCGGCGCCGGCGGCCTGCCCGTCGACGCCGCGCAGGCCGACGTGTACTACTTCGCGCCGCAGAAGTGCTTCGCCGCCGACGGCGGCCTGTGGCTGGCCCTGCTCAGCCCCGCGGCGCAGGAGCGCATCGCCGAGGTCGGCGCGCGGACCGACCGCTGGATCCCCGAGTCGCTGTCGCTCACGACGGCCCTGGACAACTCGGTCAAGGACCAGACCTACAACACGCCCGCGGTCGGGACGCTGATCCTGCTCGACGCGCAGGTGGAGTGGATGAACGGCAACGGCGGCCTGGACTTCGCGGTCGGCCGCACCACCGAGTCGTCCAGCGCGCTGTACGACTGGGCCGAGGCGAGCAGCTTCGCGACCCCGTTCGTCACCGACCCGGCCAAGCGCTCGCTGGTCGTCGGCACGATCGACTTCGACGACGGCGTCGACGCGGCGGCCATCGCCGCGACGCTGCGCGCCAACGGGATCGTCGACACCGAGCCCTACCGCAAGCTGGGGCGCAACCAGCTGCGCATCGGGATGTTCCCGGCGATCGACCCGGACGACGTCCGGCAGCTGACCAAGTGCATCGACTACGTCGTGGAGAACATCTGA
- the serA gene encoding phosphoglycerate dehydrogenase: MTRVLVAEKIGASGIDLLKEHFDVDAAFDIDGFDFAGRIGDYDGLLIRSATKMTADLIDKATNLKAIGRAGVGIDNVDVPAATKRGIIVANAPESNVVTAAEHTMALLLALARNVPQAHAALSGSGAWERSKWSGVELDGKVLGILGFGRIGQLVAARAKGFGMRVVAFDPFVSAERYKELGVEKADSSDGVYAVADFLTLHLPKTPETEGWLDAEAIGKCKDGVKVLNVARGPLINDDDLIAALDSGKVGGAALDVFRSEPVTESPFFGRPNVIVTPHLGASTAEATDRAGFQAAEQVVAALTGGAVTTAVNVPAIKAEDLAVLGPYVPLCQHLGRLAVSLAEGSSVDRIEVELLGRIADRDTRPLATATLLGVLQGHTEEDVNAVNAPAVAEERGIEVVETKTASARDFENLVRITVHAGDQAQRVVGTTFGRRNRPHLLEAWGQRFDVQLDEHLAVFRYGDRPGMIGRIGTAFGEAGVNIVSAAVGRQDEDEDGAGATEAVMVVTTDAPVPRDVVDGVVASDGFTGGRAITL, translated from the coding sequence ATGACCCGGGTCCTCGTGGCCGAGAAGATCGGCGCCAGCGGCATCGACCTGCTCAAGGAGCACTTCGACGTCGACGCGGCGTTCGACATCGACGGCTTCGACTTCGCCGGCCGCATCGGCGACTACGACGGCCTGCTGATCCGGTCGGCCACCAAGATGACGGCCGACCTCATCGACAAGGCCACCAACCTGAAGGCCATCGGCCGCGCCGGCGTCGGCATCGACAACGTCGACGTCCCGGCCGCGACCAAGCGCGGGATCATCGTCGCCAACGCGCCGGAGTCCAACGTCGTCACGGCCGCCGAGCACACGATGGCGTTGTTGTTGGCCTTGGCTCGCAACGTCCCGCAGGCGCACGCCGCGCTCAGCGGCTCCGGCGCGTGGGAGCGCTCGAAGTGGTCGGGCGTCGAGCTCGACGGCAAGGTGCTCGGGATCCTCGGCTTCGGCCGCATCGGCCAGCTCGTCGCCGCGCGCGCCAAGGGCTTCGGGATGCGCGTCGTCGCCTTCGACCCGTTCGTCAGCGCCGAGCGCTACAAGGAGCTCGGCGTCGAGAAGGCCGACAGCTCCGACGGCGTCTACGCGGTCGCCGACTTCCTGACGCTGCACCTGCCCAAGACGCCGGAGACCGAGGGCTGGCTGGACGCCGAGGCGATCGGCAAGTGCAAGGACGGCGTCAAGGTCCTCAACGTCGCCCGCGGTCCCCTGATCAACGACGACGACCTCATTGCGGCGCTCGACAGCGGCAAGGTCGGCGGCGCGGCGCTGGACGTCTTCCGCTCCGAGCCCGTCACCGAGTCGCCGTTCTTCGGCCGGCCCAACGTCATCGTGACGCCGCACCTCGGCGCCTCGACGGCCGAGGCCACCGACCGCGCCGGCTTCCAGGCCGCCGAGCAGGTCGTCGCCGCCCTGACCGGCGGCGCGGTCACCACGGCCGTCAACGTGCCCGCGATCAAGGCGGAGGACCTGGCGGTCCTCGGCCCGTACGTGCCGCTGTGCCAGCACCTCGGCCGCCTGGCGGTGTCGCTGGCGGAGGGCTCGTCGGTCGACCGCATCGAGGTCGAGCTGCTCGGCCGGATCGCCGACCGCGACACACGGCCGCTGGCCACCGCGACGCTGCTCGGCGTGCTCCAGGGGCACACCGAGGAGGACGTCAACGCGGTCAACGCCCCGGCGGTCGCCGAGGAGCGCGGCATCGAGGTCGTGGAGACCAAGACCGCGTCCGCGCGCGACTTCGAGAACCTCGTGCGCATCACCGTCCACGCCGGCGACCAGGCCCAGCGCGTGGTCGGCACGACGTTCGGCCGCAGGAACCGCCCGCACCTGCTCGAGGCGTGGGGCCAGCGCTTCGACGTCCAGCTCGACGAGCACCTCGCGGTGTTTCGCTACGGCGACCGCCCCGGCATGATCGGCCGCATCGGCACCGCGTTCGGCGAGGCCGGCGTGAACATCGTCTCGGCCGCCGTCGGCCGCCAGGACGAGGACGAGGACGGCGCCGGCGCGACCGAGGCCGTGATGGTCGTCACCACCGACGCGCCCGTGCCGCGTGACGTCGTCGACGGCGTCGTCGCCTCCGACGGCTTCACGGGCGGCCGCGCGATCACGTTGTAG